In Streptomyces sp. NBC_00341, the DNA window CACCCCTCGCAGGTGAACGGCCGCTTCGACGCCGTGTTCGCCGCATACCTCTTCCGCAATGTGAGCGATCCGGACCAGGTGCTCGACGTGGTCCGGGAGCTGCTCGTCCCGGCCGGGCGGCTGGCCGTGCACGAGTACACGCTCGGCTCCGGCCGTATGCACCGGGCGCTGTGGTCGGCGGTCTGCGGCGCGGTGGTGGTCCCGGCAGGGCGGCTCACCGGAGACGCGGACCTCTACCGCCACCTGCACCGCAGCGTGCTGGAGTTCGACTCGGCCGCCGATTTCGCCGATCGGGTACGACGCCGCGGATTCGGTCATGTGCGGGTCCTGCCGCTGCCCGGTTGGCAGACGGGCATCACCCACACGATCGTCGCCCAGGCGCCGAGCGCCCTACGGGAACGGCCATGAGGTACGCGAGGTCCGTTACGGACGGCCACCGTCGCGGCCGCGACCGGAGGGCCGTCGTGCTCCGCGGACCCGGCGGTCGTGCTCGTTTCGCCGGTGACGCGCCCTCGGTGGCCGTGATCGGCGGTGGCATCGCGGGAATCTCCGCGGCGACGGTGCTGGCCGAGCGCGGTGCGCGGGTGACGCTGTACGAGCGTGAGCCGGGTCTCGGCGGGCGGCTTGCGGGCCGGCCCACCGAGATCGCCGACGGGACCACGGTCACGATGAGCCGCGGCTTTCACGCCTTCTTCCGTCAGTACTACAACCTGCGCGGCCTGTTGCGCCGGGTCGACCCGGGACTGCGTACGCTGACCGGGCTGCCCGACTATCCGCTGCGGCACAGCACGGGCCTGTACGACAGCTTCGCGCGGGTGCCGCGCACTCCGCCGTTCAGCGTCCTGGGTTTCGTCGCGCTCAGCCCGACCTTCGGCCTGCGCGACCTGGTCCGGATGAGGCCGCGGGCCGCGCTGCCCCTGCTGGACGTGCGCGTGCCCGACGTGTACGAGCAGCTCGACGAGGTCAGCGCGCACGACTTCCTGACGCGCATCCGGTTCCCGGAGGCCGCCCATCATCTGGCCTTCGAGGTGTTCTCCCGTAGCTTCTTCGCCGATCCGCGGGAACTGTCCGCCGCGGAACTGGTGTTGATGTTCCACATCTATTTTCTCGGCTCCAGCGAGGGACTCCTCTTCGACGTGCCGGACGAGCCGTTCCCGCAGGCGTTGTGGGAACCGTTGCGGCGATATCTGGAGGGGCACAGCGCGCAGGTACGCACGGGATCGGCGGTGGAGAACGTCACACCCCTGGTGGGCGGTGGGCACGATGTCACCGCCGACGGCCGGACGCGGCGCCACGACGCACTGGTCCTGGCCCTGGACACCGACGGACTGCGGAAGGCCGTGGCAGCGTCGCCCGGACTGGGCGACGCGTCCTGGCGTGCGAAGGTGGAGGGTCTCAGGACAGCACCACCGTTCCTCGTCTCGCGGCTCTGGCTGGACCGTCCGGTGGCGCCGGACCGCCCCGGCTTCCTCGGTACCAGCGGCTATCCCCCGCTGGACAACGTCAGTGTGCTGGACCGATGGGAGGGCGAGGCCGCCCGTTGGGCGCGCCGTCACCGGGGCTCGGTGCTCGAACTGCACGCCTACGCGGTCTCACCGGACGCGGACCGTGCCGAGGTGCAGACAGCGGCGATCGAACAGCTCCACCGGGTCTACCCGGAGACGCGCAGCGCCCGGGTGGTGGACGTACGGCACGAATGGCGCGCGGACTGCCCGCTCTTCCCGGTCGGCGGATACCCGCACCGGCCCGGCGTCCGCACGCCCGACCCCACCGTGACGGTGGCGGGTGACCTGGTCCGGACCGGGCTTCCGGTGGCGCTGATGGAGCGTGCCGCGACAAGCGGATTCCTCGCGGCCAACGCGCTGTTGGAGCGCTGGGGGGTGCGCGGTCAGACGCTGTGGACGGTGCCGCGGGCCGGCCGCTCCGCGGTGCTGCGCGGGCTGGCCGCGCTCGGGACCCGGTGAGGAGGACGGTCGGGGCTGGGCGGCGCGCGGTCACAGGACCGTCCGGAGGGCCGGCGGGCCGGGCGCGCGCCGCGGTCAGCCCGGCAAGCGGCCGGTGCCGCGCAGTTCCCAACGCCGTTCGGCGTACGCGAGGTCGTCCCGCCACAGCCGTCCGGCGGAGGCCCGCATGAGCGGGCGGAGCAGCGGGGCCGCCGCGCGGGCAACGGCGAAGCCGCGACGGTCGGAGGCGGCCAGGAGTGCCTCCGTCACCGCGGTCCGGGGCCTGCCCATGAGGTCGGGCCCCAGCGGCGTGGCATGGGATTCGACCACGGACCCGCGGCCCTCGCCCTCCGTGATGTGCATGACGACGGTGCGTGGTTCCGGCGCGGTGAAGAGGGCACGCACCGGTACCACGACGCGCCCCACGATCTTGAAGGACACGTCGACGGCGAACCCGTCCTCGTCCCCGTCGCCCTCAACGGAAGGCGTACCGGTCACTGTCAGGTCGACGAATGAGTACGGGTGGAACCAGGCGCCGTGCCACGGGTCGAGGCGATTGGCCACCACGTCTTCCGGCTCGCAGACACCGACACCCTCGTACACGGAGTCGACGGTGTCCCCCACCGCCGGGCGGGGCGGGACGACCGGCCGCTCCAGCGGGGTCTCACCGCCGACGTGGTCGAGGCGCACCCAGGCGAGGACCCCGTCGTCGAAGGCCGGATAGGGCTCCCAGCCGGCGAACGGCTCACCGCTCAGGGCGAGTCCGTGCCAGTGACAGACCAGGGTGCCGCACCGGACGGGGCTGTCGCGCAGGGGCGCCCCGAGGTGCGGGCACGCGCCGGGCCCGGCGCGCAGACGGCCCGAGGCATCGCGCCAGGCCACCACTTCACTGCCACCGACGGTCCGTCCGATCGACCGCTCGGCCGTGACGGCACGGGACGCCCCGAGGACGTACCAGTTACCGGAAGGCCGGCCCAGTGCACGCTTCAGCGCGTCCGCGATGACCCCGGGCCTGGCATCGCGCCAGGTCGGGGGTTGCCGGTCCCACGTGACGGCCGCGCGGCGCAGCCGCAGGGGGATCCGGTTCCCTGCGGTACGGCGGCCGCGGGTCATGCCACCTCCTCGCGGACGGGTCGGGCCCTGGTCTGGGACGCCGACGCGGCGCTCGTCGCGGGGCGGGCCGGCGAGGTGCGGCCGGCACCCGCTCCGGCGGCTCTGGTGGCCAGGGCCCGTACCAGTCCGTCGAGGGCCACGGCCGCCCGGTTCAGACGAGGGACCACGGCCCGTCGGTGCAGGACGGCGTAGCCGTCGTCCTCGATCGCGTCGAGGATGCGGCTGTAGAGGATGAACGCCGTACGGATGCAAGGGCGTGAGCGGGGCGCGAGCAGGGCGAGACCGGGGAGCGCGTCGCGATAGACACCGCGGTTGTGAGCGGCCGCCGCTTGCATGACCCTGGTGATGCGAACGTCGCACCGGCCGGTGGCCCTGCTCCATTCGAGGTAGTCCCGGTCCACTCCGTGCGCGGCCAGCAGATCGGCCGGCAGATAGAGCCGGCCCCGGTCGAGATCTTCCCCCACGTCCCGGAGGAAGTTGGTGAGCTGGAAGGCGACGCCCAGGGCGGCCGCGTACGGGGCCGCCTCTTCCCGCGGACCTTCGGTACCCAGCACCGGCAGCATCTGAAGGCCGATCACGGCGGCCGACCCGTACATGTAGCGGCCCAGTTCCTCGTACGAGGCGTACCCGGTCACCGTCAGGTCGCTGCGCATCGACGCCATGAAGGCGGCGAAGTGACGGTGGTCGATGTCGTGGACGGCAGCCGTGTGGACGAGCGAGCGGATGACGGGCTCCGTGCAGGTGCCGCCGCGCAGGCCGTCGTCGAGGACTTCCTGGAGACGGTGCAGCGCGTGGGCGCGTTCGTCGGGGGTGGCGGCGCTGTCGAGATCGTCCACGATGTCGTCGGCCCACCGGGCGAAGCCGTACAGGGCATGGACTGCTGGGCGCTTTTCGACCGGGAGCAGCCGGGTCGCGAGGAAGTACGTCTTGCCGTGCCGCGCGTTGAGCCGGCGGCACGCCGTGTACGCGGCGCGCAGGGCGGGCTCGCGGATGCCTGCCGCGTCGAGTTCACGAGGCGTCATGCGGGCCTGCCCTTCGAGAGGAGGGACGTGGACGAGGTCGGCCGGAGCGAGGACCGGTGATCCTCTCCGCTGCCAGCTTTCCCGAGATGAGCACGGTGGGCACGCCGACGCCCGGCGTGGTGCCGCAGCCGGCGAGCACGGCGTTCTCGGTGCCCCGTAAGAGGTTGCGCG includes these proteins:
- a CDS encoding class I SAM-dependent methyltransferase, whose protein sequence is MTLLRDDDLSAAFDHGSLAYDRLTAVNPGYRRDLRRSARRLGLAGGGRGLRLLDLGCGTGTSTAALLTAAPDAEIVAVDSSVGMLERAKAKRWPSNVTFVHAPAEAMHPSQVNGRFDAVFAAYLFRNVSDPDQVLDVVRELLVPAGRLAVHEYTLGSGRMHRALWSAVCGAVVVPAGRLTGDADLYRHLHRSVLEFDSAADFADRVRRRGFGHVRVLPLPGWQTGITHTIVAQAPSALRERP
- a CDS encoding FAD-dependent oxidoreductase; translation: MRYARSVTDGHRRGRDRRAVVLRGPGGRARFAGDAPSVAVIGGGIAGISAATVLAERGARVTLYEREPGLGGRLAGRPTEIADGTTVTMSRGFHAFFRQYYNLRGLLRRVDPGLRTLTGLPDYPLRHSTGLYDSFARVPRTPPFSVLGFVALSPTFGLRDLVRMRPRAALPLLDVRVPDVYEQLDEVSAHDFLTRIRFPEAAHHLAFEVFSRSFFADPRELSAAELVLMFHIYFLGSSEGLLFDVPDEPFPQALWEPLRRYLEGHSAQVRTGSAVENVTPLVGGGHDVTADGRTRRHDALVLALDTDGLRKAVAASPGLGDASWRAKVEGLRTAPPFLVSRLWLDRPVAPDRPGFLGTSGYPPLDNVSVLDRWEGEAARWARRHRGSVLELHAYAVSPDADRAEVQTAAIEQLHRVYPETRSARVVDVRHEWRADCPLFPVGGYPHRPGVRTPDPTVTVAGDLVRTGLPVALMERAATSGFLAANALLERWGVRGQTLWTVPRAGRSAVLRGLAALGTR
- a CDS encoding DUF5914 domain-containing protein; the protein is MTRGRRTAGNRIPLRLRRAAVTWDRQPPTWRDARPGVIADALKRALGRPSGNWYVLGASRAVTAERSIGRTVGGSEVVAWRDASGRLRAGPGACPHLGAPLRDSPVRCGTLVCHWHGLALSGEPFAGWEPYPAFDDGVLAWVRLDHVGGETPLERPVVPPRPAVGDTVDSVYEGVGVCEPEDVVANRLDPWHGAWFHPYSFVDLTVTGTPSVEGDGDEDGFAVDVSFKIVGRVVVPVRALFTAPEPRTVVMHITEGEGRGSVVESHATPLGPDLMGRPRTAVTEALLAASDRRGFAVARAAAPLLRPLMRASAGRLWRDDLAYAERRWELRGTGRLPG
- a CDS encoding phytoene/squalene synthase family protein is translated as MTPRELDAAGIREPALRAAYTACRRLNARHGKTYFLATRLLPVEKRPAVHALYGFARWADDIVDDLDSAATPDERAHALHRLQEVLDDGLRGGTCTEPVIRSLVHTAAVHDIDHRHFAAFMASMRSDLTVTGYASYEELGRYMYGSAAVIGLQMLPVLGTEGPREEAAPYAAALGVAFQLTNFLRDVGEDLDRGRLYLPADLLAAHGVDRDYLEWSRATGRCDVRITRVMQAAAAHNRGVYRDALPGLALLAPRSRPCIRTAFILYSRILDAIEDDGYAVLHRRAVVPRLNRAAVALDGLVRALATRAAGAGAGRTSPARPATSAASASQTRARPVREEVA